Proteins encoded together in one Telopea speciosissima isolate NSW1024214 ecotype Mountain lineage chromosome 4, Tspe_v1, whole genome shotgun sequence window:
- the LOC122658890 gene encoding chaperone protein dnaJ 11, chloroplastic-like, producing MVALSSSSSLLSPSSSFLGQKLAFNNTSAFPLHRATSVRFRPPSISATYTSTRPPSLYSSNMASSASLYEVLGITMGATFPEIKSAYRKLARVCHPDVVAIDRKDTSANEFKKIYAAYSTLSDPEKRAEYDRNLFSRQRIYRSSPSSASSYSSASSSMSGFSGSNRRTWETDQCW from the coding sequence ATGGTAGCCttgtcttcatcatcttctctgCTCTCTCCATCCAGTAGTTTCCTCGGCCAAAAGCTCGCCTTCAACAACACTTCGGCTTTTCCTCTTCATCGGGCGACTTCTGTCAGATTCCGTCCACCTTCCATCTCTGCCACTTACACTTCGACCAGACCACCGAGTCTCTACTCTTCGAATATGGCTTCGTCGGCATCCCTTTATGAGGTATTGGGTATAACCATGGGCGCCACTTTTCCGGAGATTAAATCTGCGTATCGGAAATTGGCTCGCGTTTGTCATCCCGATGTGGTAGCGATCGATCGGAAGGACACGTCGGCGAATGAGTTCAAGAAGATCTACGCCGCCTATTCCACGCTCTCTGATCCTGAGAAGCGTGCCGAATACGATCGCAATCTCTTCAGTAGACAACGGATTTATAGATCTTCTCCCTCTTCCGCCTCCTCATATTCGTCGGCGTCATCGTCCATGTCTGGATTTTCCGGCTCTAATCGCCGGACTTGGGAGACCGATCAGTGCTGGTAG